One genomic segment of Cellulophaga sp. HaHaR_3_176 includes these proteins:
- a CDS encoding Nif3-like dinuclear metal center hexameric protein — translation MIVKQITNILEELAPLAYAEDFDNVGLLVGDYNTEVSGVLVTLDTLENVVDEAIEKKCNLIISFHPIIFGGLKKITGSTYVQRVVIKAIQNNIAIYSMHTALDNAIKGVNYKMCEVLGLTNTKILIPQKSTIKKLTTYVPEKNAQELKEKLFEIGAGNIGNYSNCSFSINGIGSFKAEENAKPTIGKIGETHFENECQINITFEKALEEKIINTLKQNHPYEEVAYEIITLENNNQNIGIGMIGELDKDLDEEAFLTFLKEKMNVSCIRHSKLLNKRIKKVAVLGGSGAFAINAAKQANADVFISSDLKYHQFYEAEGKMIIADIGHYETEQFTKNLLVDYLTKKIPNFAVRLSESKTNPIKYF, via the coding sequence ATGATTGTAAAGCAGATAACCAACATACTTGAAGAACTGGCTCCGTTAGCTTATGCTGAAGATTTTGATAATGTTGGCCTTTTAGTTGGCGACTATAATACCGAAGTATCAGGCGTATTAGTAACTCTAGATACTTTAGAAAATGTTGTTGACGAAGCAATCGAAAAAAAATGTAATCTAATTATTAGTTTTCATCCTATTATTTTTGGAGGGCTAAAGAAAATAACGGGTAGTACTTATGTACAAAGAGTTGTTATAAAAGCCATTCAAAATAATATTGCTATTTATAGCATGCATACAGCTTTAGATAACGCTATAAAAGGAGTCAATTATAAAATGTGTGAAGTTTTAGGCTTAACAAATACCAAAATTTTAATACCACAAAAAAGCACTATTAAAAAGCTTACCACTTATGTTCCTGAAAAAAATGCGCAAGAGTTAAAAGAAAAATTGTTTGAAATTGGTGCTGGTAATATTGGCAACTATAGTAATTGTAGTTTTAGTATAAATGGTATTGGCAGCTTTAAAGCCGAAGAAAATGCAAAACCGACAATTGGAAAAATTGGAGAAACACATTTTGAAAACGAATGTCAAATTAATATAACATTTGAAAAAGCTTTAGAAGAAAAAATAATAAACACACTAAAACAAAATCACCCTTACGAAGAGGTTGCTTATGAAATTATAACTCTAGAGAACAATAATCAAAATATTGGTATCGGAATGATTGGTGAGCTAGATAAAGACCTAGATGAAGAAGCTTTTTTGACATTTTTAAAAGAAAAAATGAATGTTTCGTGTATCAGACATTCTAAACTATTAAATAAAAGAATAAAAAAAGTAGCTGTTTTAGGCGGTAGTGGAGCTTTTGCCATAAACGCTGCAAAGCAAGCAAATGCTGATGTTTTTATATCTTCAGACCTTAAATATCATCAATTTTATGAAGCAGAAGGTAAAATGATTATAGCTGATATTGGACACTATGAAACTGAGCAGTTTACAAAAAATTTATTAGTTGACTATCTTACAAAAAAAATCCCTAATTTTGCAGTCCGTTTATCGGAAAGTAAAACAAATCCCATCAAGTATTTTTAA
- the lpxK gene encoding tetraacyldisaccharide 4'-kinase, whose translation MQVLRILGFPISIIYALVVYVRNFLFDIGFFKSKEFKTPLICVGNLSAGGTGKTPMIELLVETFKKEYKPAVLSRGYGRKSIGFQKAGEASTVEILGDEPFQIHSKFPDLIVAVDADRKKGIQLLEDNDAPDIIFLDDAYQHRKVKPSFSILLTAHDNLYFKDWYLPTGNLRDSKKEVNRADVVVVTKCPKTITEAEQNIIIKEIDPKKNQQVLFSYLEYDSELKGLKEKFTLADLKSKKITLVTGIANPDPLLNYLSEKGVVVEHLKYRDHHFFSENEITVFNSKGFVLTTEKDYVRLKGLVKNLAYIAIKHQFKNDGHVILKQAIENSMNKEA comes from the coding sequence ATGCAAGTACTAAGAATATTAGGTTTTCCAATTTCAATAATTTACGCACTTGTAGTTTACGTGCGTAATTTTTTATTTGATATAGGTTTTTTTAAATCAAAAGAATTTAAAACACCATTAATTTGTGTTGGTAACTTAAGTGCAGGTGGTACAGGTAAAACACCTATGATTGAACTTTTGGTTGAAACGTTTAAAAAAGAGTATAAGCCTGCTGTTTTAAGTAGGGGTTATGGAAGAAAATCTATTGGTTTTCAAAAAGCAGGCGAAGCAAGTACTGTAGAGATATTAGGAGATGAGCCTTTTCAAATTCATTCAAAATTTCCTGATTTAATAGTAGCAGTAGATGCAGATAGAAAAAAAGGTATTCAATTATTAGAAGATAACGATGCACCAGATATTATTTTTTTAGATGATGCTTATCAGCATAGGAAAGTAAAACCTAGTTTTTCAATTTTGCTAACAGCGCATGATAATTTGTATTTTAAAGATTGGTATTTACCAACAGGAAACTTAAGAGATTCAAAAAAAGAAGTGAATAGGGCAGACGTAGTAGTTGTAACAAAATGCCCTAAAACGATTACGGAAGCTGAGCAGAATATAATTATAAAAGAGATTGACCCTAAAAAAAATCAACAAGTTTTATTTAGTTATTTAGAGTATGATTCAGAATTAAAAGGCTTAAAAGAGAAGTTTACTTTGGCTGATTTAAAAAGTAAAAAAATAACTTTAGTTACAGGTATTGCTAACCCAGACCCTTTACTTAATTATTTAAGTGAAAAGGGAGTTGTTGTTGAGCATTTAAAATATAGAGATCATCATTTTTTTTCAGAGAATGAAATCACTGTTTTTAATAGTAAGGGCTTTGTATTAACTACTGAAAAAGATTACGTTAGGTTAAAAGGTCTTGTTAAAAACTTAGCTTATATAGCAATAAAACATCAATTTAAAAATGATGGGCATGTAATCTTAAAACAAGCTATAGAAAACTCTATGAATAAAGAGGCTTAG
- a CDS encoding ATP-binding protein, producing the protein MKKEFTYIKFFLNFLLLFVVGLQLVFSQENLSEKKIIDNYFYNSRDFKNQDKIDQALISLEKALKLAEEINDSKSIIDCYHEFALLYNKLNKDDQSIVFWDRAELLLKETEYPYGNAVHIYIDALYLYKGQKFYQSNYELNRAAQMTNERNLTLHILLMKGFIYLELPKFNEAAKNFNSLITNNDLIEKDYIATRAYIGLSILEQKKENTLTSIDYAKEGLLLAEKNSYFNEILELNRFLISAHQELNNFEPALLYSNNLLQIKDSIFNESKISSESKSANNIQFSLMNDVINTQDKEIEELKESGSRTQITAILTSAFLTIISLLAISLYRNNQIKLKTNDLLQTKNYELEASRDAAVKAMETKTTFLSTVSHELRTPLYAVTGLTHLLLDENPNDSQKEHLKALKFSGDYLLSFINDILQLNKIDADKLEPVNSEFNLKKVLSEVISSLQQSAKENKTKITLEYDENIPKNLLSDSMKLSQILINLVGNALKFTKKGEVKVITKLANKVDDNVTIYFEVKDNGIGIAEDQVNNIFNSFEQGSIQINREYGGTGLGLTIVKSLLGLFKSKINLKSTLGEGSSFFFEINMVCKKGIINDIAFEIENENEDYKFEGLHLLIVEDNKINQVITKKMLLKKDMTCDIASNGTDAVEMVSQNKYDAVLMDIHMPGISGEEATILIRKFNIYTPIIALTAISLDDSLESFYAAGCNDVVTKPFKPEVFYQKIGENIYHPKPLYS; encoded by the coding sequence TTGAAAAAAGAGTTCACATACATAAAGTTTTTTTTAAACTTCCTTTTACTTTTTGTAGTTGGTCTTCAGCTTGTATTTTCTCAAGAGAATCTTTCTGAAAAAAAAATAATTGACAATTATTTTTATAATTCTAGAGATTTTAAAAACCAAGATAAAATTGATCAAGCACTCATTTCTTTAGAAAAAGCACTAAAACTTGCCGAAGAAATTAATGATTCAAAATCAATTATTGACTGCTATCATGAGTTTGCATTACTTTATAATAAATTAAATAAAGATGATCAGTCAATTGTTTTTTGGGATCGCGCAGAGCTTTTACTAAAAGAAACAGAATACCCATATGGTAATGCTGTACATATATACATAGACGCTTTATACCTATATAAAGGGCAAAAATTTTACCAATCTAATTACGAACTGAACAGAGCTGCTCAGATGACTAATGAAAGAAACCTGACATTACATATCTTATTAATGAAAGGTTTTATTTATTTAGAATTACCAAAATTTAATGAAGCTGCTAAAAATTTCAATTCATTAATTACAAATAACGATTTAATCGAAAAAGACTACATAGCTACAAGAGCATATATAGGCTTATCTATTTTAGAACAAAAAAAAGAAAACACCTTAACTAGTATTGATTATGCTAAAGAAGGTTTATTATTAGCTGAAAAAAATAGCTATTTTAATGAAATTCTTGAATTAAATCGTTTTTTAATTTCTGCACATCAAGAATTAAATAATTTTGAACCAGCATTATTATACAGTAATAACTTACTCCAAATAAAGGATTCAATTTTTAATGAATCAAAAATTTCATCAGAATCAAAAAGCGCTAATAACATTCAATTCTCATTAATGAATGATGTTATTAATACTCAGGATAAAGAAATTGAAGAGTTAAAAGAATCTGGAAGTAGAACTCAAATTACTGCAATTTTGACATCTGCTTTTTTAACAATAATATCTCTTTTAGCTATTTCGTTATACAGAAACAATCAAATAAAATTAAAAACTAACGACTTATTACAAACAAAAAATTACGAATTAGAAGCCTCTAGAGATGCCGCTGTAAAAGCAATGGAAACTAAGACTACATTTTTATCTACAGTTAGTCATGAGCTTAGAACACCGCTATATGCCGTTACAGGTTTAACCCATTTATTGTTAGATGAAAACCCTAACGATAGTCAAAAAGAACACTTAAAGGCTTTAAAATTCTCTGGCGATTATCTTTTAAGCTTTATTAACGACATACTTCAATTAAATAAAATTGATGCCGATAAGTTAGAGCCTGTAAATTCAGAATTTAACCTAAAAAAGGTTTTGTCTGAAGTTATCAGCTCTCTACAACAAAGTGCTAAAGAAAATAAAACGAAAATAACTTTAGAGTACGACGAAAATATACCTAAAAATCTTTTGAGTGATTCGATGAAATTATCTCAGATTTTAATAAACCTAGTTGGCAACGCATTAAAATTTACTAAAAAAGGAGAAGTTAAAGTTATAACTAAACTTGCCAATAAGGTAGATGATAATGTCACTATTTACTTTGAAGTGAAAGATAATGGTATTGGTATTGCTGAAGATCAAGTAAATAATATCTTTAATAGTTTTGAGCAAGGTTCTATACAAATTAATAGAGAATACGGAGGCACAGGACTTGGGCTAACTATTGTAAAAAGTCTTCTAGGCCTTTTTAAAAGTAAAATAAACTTAAAAAGTACTTTAGGAGAAGGTAGCTCCTTCTTTTTTGAGATTAATATGGTCTGCAAAAAAGGAATTATTAATGATATTGCTTTTGAAATTGAAAATGAAAATGAAGATTATAAATTTGAAGGTTTACATTTACTTATTGTCGAAGACAATAAAATTAACCAAGTAATTACCAAGAAAATGTTACTTAAAAAAGACATGACTTGTGATATTGCCAGTAACGGTACTGATGCTGTAGAAATGGTTTCTCAAAACAAATACGATGCTGTTCTTATGGATATTCATATGCCAGGTATTAGTGGTGAAGAGGCTACTATTCTTATCCGAAAATTTAACATATACACCCCAATTATTGCACTAACAGCAATATCTTTAGATGATAGTTTAGAAAGCTTTTATGCAGCAGGTTGTAATGATGTTGTTACCAAACCATTTAAACCAGAAGTGTTTTATCAGAAAATTGGAGAAAACATTTACCACCCTAAGCCTCTTTATTCATAG
- the gap gene encoding type I glyceraldehyde-3-phosphate dehydrogenase, with the protein MRQINIGINGFGRIGRTLFRLLQNHPNIKVVAVNDLADTKTLSHLLKYDSIHGVLPSQISHTEDSISIDNQTPIYFSQKKSPELINWKKHNVDIVVEATGKFKTKEELSFHLKNGAKKVILSVPPDDDAIKMVVLGVNEHILISSDDIISNASCTTNNAAPMIKVIKDLCGVEQAYITTIHSYTTDQSLHDQPHRDLRRSRAAGQSIVPTTTGAAKALSKIFPELDGLIGGCGIRVPVPNNSLTDITFNVKRETSILEINQAFKDISENSLKNILYYTEDPIVSIDVNNSYYSCTFDSLMTSVIGKMVKIIGWYDNETGYSSRVIDLINLLNTKGYI; encoded by the coding sequence ATGAGACAAATAAATATTGGCATTAATGGGTTTGGCAGAATAGGTAGAACGTTATTTAGACTGCTACAAAACCATCCCAACATTAAGGTTGTTGCTGTTAATGATTTGGCGGATACCAAAACATTATCGCATTTATTAAAATACGATAGTATACATGGTGTTCTTCCTTCCCAAATATCACATACGGAAGATTCAATATCTATTGACAATCAAACACCTATATATTTTTCTCAAAAAAAATCACCTGAACTAATTAATTGGAAAAAACACAATGTTGACATTGTTGTAGAAGCCACAGGAAAATTTAAGACAAAAGAAGAACTTAGTTTTCATTTAAAAAATGGTGCTAAAAAAGTTATTCTTTCTGTGCCACCTGATGATGACGCTATAAAAATGGTTGTTCTAGGAGTTAACGAACATATTTTAATTAGTAGTGATGATATCATATCAAATGCATCATGTACCACTAATAATGCAGCACCAATGATTAAAGTTATAAAAGACTTATGTGGCGTTGAGCAAGCATATATAACTACTATTCACTCATACACTACCGATCAAAGCTTACATGATCAGCCACATAGAGATTTAAGAAGATCTAGAGCTGCAGGACAATCTATTGTACCTACAACAACTGGCGCTGCAAAAGCGTTATCAAAAATATTCCCTGAATTAGATGGCCTAATTGGTGGTTGTGGCATACGCGTTCCTGTACCGAATAACTCTTTAACAGATATAACTTTTAATGTTAAAAGAGAAACCTCTATATTAGAGATAAATCAAGCTTTTAAGGATATTTCAGAGAATTCTTTAAAAAACATACTTTATTACACTGAAGACCCTATAGTTTCTATCGATGTAAACAATAGTTATTATTCTTGTACGTTTGATTCTTTGATGACTTCTGTTATTGGAAAAATGGTTAAAATTATAGGATGGTATGACAACGAAACTGGATACAGCAGTAGAGTTATCGATTTAATCAACTTATTAAATACTAAGGGATACATTTGA